The proteins below come from a single Paramormyrops kingsleyae isolate MSU_618 chromosome 25, PKINGS_0.4, whole genome shotgun sequence genomic window:
- the LOC140582756 gene encoding uncharacterized protein, with amino-acid sequence MMFFFISLTAPGVHCMEKQSHFTFHVILTGMSPEKSPEDCWAVLRAAKNDFLAVLGKVYPEEMPLECAECCLVLYYLEATVILKHLQPPGVVEHMTVQEWMTRSTSEADHTVIVVKEHKTSAQQAATFALSSEEETWFDIYFTQVRPQLLSSKRSRTTLDDLGGDKRFFVSTAGRPAFNASNDLNRLHQKYKLDPVTYQTARRIFETATKDLTDQEKSLVADYLTHSTATADEHYRMKQSRNVVLASKLLKKLAGDSSADSAEEGPSCSARGAARDAAPASNQQMDVQAAFDQLLRTHPVTLDGDIPDKTARSQTSGRFQRQLYDRWLKAQMRMRVRHVLSHFGRRQPTESRVDAWIRNQGWKSNVPSAASVLKDWRPVGSVDTAMDSSHIQELIHNQKWKGLVVMDIAGKGKGVCATRQLQAGEVVCDYHGPVVTATEGQRIHSSTKEEESGYMFFFRNSHKSECACHPGIQPFGRLINHSHKKANLRPRLYSPAVGGQDVILLLALNRINVGEELLFDYGWKCPSE; translated from the exons atgatgtttttttttatctccctcactgctcctggagtgcactgcatggagaagcagagccattttacatt tcatgtcattctcacggggatgagcccagagaagagtccagaggactgctgggccgtgctgagggctgccaagaacgacttcttggcagtccttggcaaggtgtatccggaggagatgcccctggagtgtgcagagtgctgccttgtcctctactacctggaggccacggtgattctgaagcatctccagccaccaggcgtggtggagcacatgacc gtccaggagtggatgaccaggagcacgtccgaggccgaccatacggtgattgtggtgaaggaacacaagacgtcggcgcagcaagcggccacgtttgcattgtcctctgaggaggagacg tggttcgacatctacttcacccaggtacggccacagctcctgagctccaagaggagccggacgacactggatgacctgggaggagacaaacggttcttcgtctccaccgcaggcaggccggcgttcaacgcttcgaatgacctcaaccggctgcaccaaaa atacaagctggatccagtcacctaccagacggcccggcgcatctttgagacggccaccaaggacttgacggaccaagagaagtccttggtggccgattacctcactcattccactgcgacggctgacgagcactaccggatgaagcagtcgcggaatgtggtgctggccagtaagctgctgaagaagctggcaggtgactcaag cgctgactccgcagaggaaggacccagctgttctgcccgtggtgccgcacgggatgctgccccggcatccaaccaacagatggatgtccaggcagcgttcgatcagctccttcggacccaccccgtgaccctggatggcgacatcccagacaagacagcacgctcgcagacgtcgggccggtttcagcggcagctctatgatcgctggctgaaggcccagatgaggatgcgcgtacggcatgtcttgt cacactttggcagacggcagcccaccgagtcccgggtcgacgcttggatcaggaaccaaggctggaaaagtaacgttcccagcgcggccagcgttctgaaggactggagaccagtgggttcggtggacactgccatggactctagccacatccaggagctcatccacaaccagaagtggaagggacttgtggtgatggacattgcggggaaggggaagggagtctgcgccacccggcagttgcaggctggtgaggtggtgtgtgactaccacgggccggtagtcacagccactgagggccagcggattcactcatcgacgaaggaagaagaatctggctacatgttcttcttccggaacagccataagtctgagtgtgcctgtcacccgggcatacagccttttggccggctgattaatcattcccataagaaggccaacctccggccaagactgtacagcccagccgtcgggggacaggatgttattttgcttttggccctgaacaggattaatgttggggaggaactgttgttcgattatggg TGGAAGTGTCCCTCAGAGTGA